The following are encoded in a window of Bacillus xiapuensis genomic DNA:
- the xerD gene encoding site-specific tyrosine recombinase XerD, whose protein sequence is MKDQLQDFIHYMIVEKQLAKNTVAAYERDLKHYLLFLDKVEQLSSLNDVTRTHIVQFLNHLKEEGKSGKTIVRHIASIRSFHQFLLRDKAVEHDPSVHIETPKTEKKLPKVLSLEEVEALLAAPDPSTPLGKRDQAMLELLYATGIRVSELISLNIEDIHLMMGFVRCVGKGNKERIIPIGKTAITVLEDYLQTGRAQLISKKQASEALFLNHRGSRLTRQGFWKILKALARKSNIQKELTPHTLRHSFATHLLENGADLRAVQEMLGHADISTTQIYTHVTKTRMKDVYTKFHPRA, encoded by the coding sequence ATGAAAGATCAATTGCAAGACTTCATTCATTATATGATTGTTGAAAAACAGCTGGCAAAAAATACGGTTGCTGCTTATGAGCGCGATTTAAAGCATTATTTGCTTTTTTTGGACAAGGTGGAGCAGCTATCCTCGTTAAATGATGTAACGCGCACTCATATTGTTCAGTTTCTGAACCATTTGAAAGAGGAAGGGAAATCGGGGAAAACCATCGTGCGCCATATTGCCTCTATCCGCTCTTTTCACCAGTTTCTGCTTAGGGATAAGGCGGTGGAGCATGATCCGTCCGTGCATATCGAAACACCCAAAACCGAAAAAAAGCTTCCAAAGGTGTTGAGCTTAGAGGAAGTGGAAGCGCTGCTGGCAGCTCCTGATCCATCCACACCCTTAGGAAAGCGCGATCAGGCGATGCTGGAGTTATTGTATGCCACAGGAATTCGAGTCAGCGAATTAATCTCGCTGAACATAGAGGATATTCATTTAATGATGGGTTTTGTCCGCTGTGTAGGAAAGGGAAATAAAGAACGGATTATTCCTATTGGAAAGACGGCGATCACTGTGTTGGAGGATTATCTTCAGACAGGGCGGGCGCAGCTGATATCTAAAAAGCAAGCCAGTGAAGCTTTGTTTTTGAATCACCGCGGCAGCCGGCTCACTCGGCAGGGATTTTGGAAGATACTAAAGGCTCTTGCCCGCAAATCAAACATTCAAAAGGAGTTAACTCCTCATACACTTCGCCATTCATTCGCTACGCATTTACTGGAAAATGGAGCGGATTTGCGGGCAGTTCAAGAAATGCTTGGACATGCCGACATTTCTACTACGCAGATCTATACTCATGTTACGAAAACAAGAATGAAGGATGTTTATACAAAATTTCATCCGCGGGCTTAG
- a CDS encoding DUF4227 family protein → MTGEWKKTLGQTGKVFLLFTSLTLLFYSGLIWAQNEYEKKHRYDEPEGAAIKVAALLEEEDDSWLERLLLFYLDGE, encoded by the coding sequence ATGACAGGAGAATGGAAAAAAACGTTAGGTCAAACAGGAAAAGTGTTTCTTCTTTTCACAAGCCTTACATTACTATTTTACAGCGGATTGATTTGGGCTCAAAATGAATATGAAAAAAAGCATCGGTATGATGAGCCGGAAGGAGCGGCAATAAAGGTGGCCGCGCTCTTAGAAGAAGAGGATGACAGCTGGCTTGAAAGGCTGCTGCTTTTTTATCTCGATGGGGAGTAA
- the fur gene encoding ferric iron uptake transcriptional regulator, with amino-acid sequence MEGRVERIKKQLHSASYKLTPQREATVRVLLEHEEDHLSAEDVYLLVKEKAPEIGLATVYRTLELLNELKVVDKINFGDGVSRYDLRQEGAAHFHHHLVCIECGAVDEIQEDLLDDVETIVERDWKFKIKDHRLTFHGVCWRCQEKAAENENEKQHAE; translated from the coding sequence CATTCTGCGAGTTATAAACTAACGCCCCAGCGAGAAGCGACAGTGCGGGTGCTGCTTGAACATGAAGAAGATCATTTAAGCGCAGAAGATGTGTACCTCCTCGTAAAAGAAAAGGCACCTGAAATTGGATTGGCTACAGTCTATCGTACATTAGAACTGCTGAACGAATTGAAAGTTGTTGATAAAATAAATTTTGGAGATGGGGTTTCCCGCTATGATTTGCGTCAAGAAGGAGCCGCTCATTTCCACCATCATCTCGTTTGCATTGAATGTGGCGCAGTCGATGAAATTCAGGAAGACCTTCTTGATGACGTGGAAACCATTGTGGAACGGGATTGGAAGTTTAAAATTAAAGACCACCGCTTAACTTTTCATGGTGTTTGCTGGCGCTGTCAGGAAAAAGCAGCCGAGAATGAAAACGAGAAGCAGCATGCAGAATAA